From Chryseobacterium joostei, the proteins below share one genomic window:
- a CDS encoding efflux RND transporter periplasmic adaptor subunit, which produces MKIPGKTRFIVLISSIILLQSCTKAAEGSNAAPPAPELPVYTVITSPATIYQELPTALEGKNNVEIRSQVDGYLDRIYVEEGAYVRAGQPLFKIDSRSYGEQMNMAQANLQAANANIQKAKVEVDRLQPLVAAKVVSDVQLKTAKANYEAAVAAASQARASVGSAKINVGFTTITAPVSGYIGRIPYKKGSLISRTDPNPLTLLSDISEIYAYFSLSELDFIAFQNKYPGATLDEKLKNMPMVELVIADNSTYPEKGRLSIVDGQFDKTTGSISVRAVFPNANGTLRTGNTGRIRMPQLISNAVIIPQESTFEIQDKTYVYVMGKDKKVTGKPIKISGKTDSYYFISEGLSPGDKIVFTGIGSLKDGVSIKPKAISSDSLLRAKPL; this is translated from the coding sequence ATGAAAATACCTGGAAAAACAAGGTTTATTGTACTTATATCAAGTATAATTCTTTTACAGAGCTGCACCAAGGCTGCGGAAGGATCCAATGCCGCACCTCCAGCTCCAGAACTTCCGGTTTATACCGTTATCACCTCTCCTGCTACCATTTATCAAGAATTACCAACCGCTTTGGAAGGAAAAAATAATGTGGAAATCAGATCGCAGGTAGATGGATATCTTGATAGAATTTATGTAGAGGAAGGCGCTTATGTAAGAGCCGGACAGCCTTTATTCAAGATAGATTCAAGAAGCTATGGCGAGCAAATGAATATGGCGCAAGCTAATCTTCAGGCCGCTAATGCCAATATACAGAAAGCAAAGGTAGAGGTTGACAGACTTCAACCACTAGTTGCTGCAAAAGTAGTATCCGATGTACAGCTTAAAACAGCAAAAGCCAATTACGAAGCTGCCGTTGCTGCTGCGTCACAAGCAAGAGCATCTGTAGGAAGCGCAAAGATTAATGTAGGATTTACAACAATTACAGCGCCTGTAAGTGGCTATATTGGTAGAATTCCTTATAAAAAAGGAAGCTTAATCTCTAGAACAGACCCTAATCCATTGACTTTATTGTCAGACATCAGTGAAATTTATGCCTACTTCTCTTTAAGTGAACTTGATTTCATTGCTTTCCAAAATAAATATCCTGGGGCTACTTTAGATGAGAAACTAAAAAATATGCCGATGGTAGAACTGGTAATTGCTGACAATAGTACTTATCCTGAAAAGGGAAGATTAAGTATTGTAGACGGACAGTTTGACAAAACCACAGGTTCCATCAGTGTACGTGCAGTTTTCCCTAATGCAAACGGAACCTTGAGAACCGGTAATACAGGAAGAATACGTATGCCACAGCTTATTTCAAATGCAGTAATTATTCCACAGGAATCTACTTTTGAAATTCAGGATAAAACCTATGTCTATGTAATGGGCAAGGATAAGAAAGTGACCGGGAAACCCATCAAGATCTCAGGAAAAACCGACAGCTATTACTTTATTTCTGAAGGACTTTCACCAGGAGACAAGATTGTCTTTACCGGTATTGGAAGCCTAAAGGATGGAGTTTCCATTAAACCGAAAGCAATCTCTTCTGATAGTTTATTGAGAGCAAAACCTTTGTAA
- a CDS encoding efflux RND transporter permease subunit has protein sequence MLKQFIERPVLSTVISIILLLLGALSLFNLPIALFPDIAPPSVQVTAFYPGANAEVVARSVATPIEEAVNGVENMTYMTSNSSNDGTMTLSVFFKQGSDPDNAAVNVQNRVSKAMSQLPQEVVQAGISTQKVQNSMIMFMGLSSEDPKQYDELFLQNYLKINVIPQIQRIPGVAQAQVFGTRDYSMRIWLKPDRLAANNLSPQEVLNAIKDHNLEAAPGRLGQGSKETYEYILKYKGKLNKGEDYESIAIKANSDGSFLRLKDVARVEFGSYTYTATNRVDGKPVAGFAILQTAGSNANEILTEIEKQVKVMETSLPKGVKPIIMYNSKDFLDASIHQVVETLVIAFVLVFIVVFIFLQDFRSTLIPAIAVPVAIIGTFFFLQLFGFSINMLTLFALVLAIGIVVDDAIVVVEAVHSKMEQTGMPVEQATINSMSEISGAIISITLVMCAVFIPVGFMQGPAGVFYRQFAFTLAIAILISAVNALTLSPALCALFLNDPQGEHGEHGHKKGFGARFFNAFNASFNNMTKKYIYSLKFLIKNKWVAIGGLVLITAVSIFMIKKAPSGFIPTEDQGFVLYAVNTPPGSSLERTHNATAQIDKIINGEKATNHLWVADGMNFISNANASPYSAGFIKLKDYDKRGEMKDPDQIAATLTGKVSQVKDANAFFFNFPTIQGFGNVSGFEFMLQDKTNGSFEQLGTTTQQFIGELMKRPEIAFAFTTYAAGNPQYTIDVDTDKANQLGVSVTELMQTMQIYYGSSFVSDFNRFGKYYRVMAQADIPYRTDINSLEGIYVKNKSAEMVPAKTLVTLKRTFGPETVTRNNLFNAVTINGTPKPGYSTGDAIKAVEEVAKQSLPRGYGYEWTGITREEIKTGGQTTFIFLLSILFVYFLLAAQYESYILPFAIILTIPTGIFGVFAFTGLAGIDNNIYVQVGLIMLVGLLAKNAILIVEFAVQRRKAGRSLIESALQASRLRLRPILMTSFAFIVGMLPLVWTQGASAKGNHSIGYSTVGGMLTGVVFGIFIIPVMYVVFQYLHEKMPSRKKKRLLKKQMEQELSTATH, from the coding sequence ATGTTAAAACAATTTATAGAAAGACCGGTCCTTTCAACGGTCATCTCCATAATACTCTTATTATTGGGAGCTTTGTCTCTCTTTAATTTACCGATTGCCCTCTTTCCGGACATTGCTCCGCCGAGTGTTCAGGTAACGGCCTTTTATCCGGGAGCAAATGCTGAGGTAGTAGCTCGTTCTGTAGCAACACCTATTGAGGAAGCAGTGAACGGGGTTGAAAATATGACCTACATGACTTCTAACTCAAGTAATGATGGTACCATGACACTGAGCGTTTTCTTCAAGCAGGGATCTGATCCTGATAATGCCGCCGTAAACGTACAAAACCGTGTATCAAAAGCAATGAGCCAACTTCCTCAGGAAGTAGTACAAGCAGGAATTTCTACACAGAAAGTTCAGAATAGTATGATTATGTTCATGGGATTATCCAGTGAGGATCCGAAACAATATGATGAACTTTTCTTACAGAATTACCTTAAGATCAACGTGATTCCTCAGATTCAGCGTATTCCGGGGGTTGCTCAGGCTCAGGTTTTCGGAACTAGAGACTATTCCATGAGAATCTGGCTAAAACCGGATAGACTGGCCGCCAACAATCTTTCTCCACAGGAAGTTTTGAATGCCATTAAAGACCACAACCTTGAAGCTGCTCCAGGACGTCTGGGACAGGGAAGTAAGGAAACTTATGAATATATCCTTAAATATAAAGGAAAGCTGAACAAGGGTGAAGATTACGAAAGTATTGCGATTAAAGCAAATAGTGACGGATCATTCCTAAGATTAAAAGATGTTGCAAGAGTAGAATTTGGATCTTACACCTATACCGCAACTAACAGAGTAGACGGGAAACCTGTTGCCGGATTTGCCATCCTTCAAACTGCAGGATCAAATGCTAATGAGATCTTAACTGAGATTGAAAAGCAGGTAAAAGTAATGGAAACCTCTCTTCCAAAAGGAGTGAAACCCATTATCATGTATAATTCCAAGGATTTCCTTGATGCTTCTATTCATCAGGTAGTGGAAACATTGGTGATTGCATTCGTTTTGGTATTTATCGTAGTATTTATTTTCCTTCAGGATTTCAGATCTACTTTAATTCCAGCCATTGCGGTTCCGGTAGCCATTATTGGTACGTTTTTCTTCCTTCAATTATTTGGTTTCAGTATCAATATGCTTACACTGTTTGCATTGGTATTGGCTATTGGTATTGTAGTGGATGATGCCATTGTAGTGGTGGAGGCTGTCCATTCCAAAATGGAACAAACGGGAATGCCCGTGGAACAAGCCACCATCAACTCAATGAGTGAAATTTCCGGAGCCATTATTTCCATTACATTGGTAATGTGTGCGGTATTTATTCCGGTAGGCTTTATGCAGGGTCCTGCAGGGGTTTTCTACAGACAGTTTGCCTTTACACTAGCCATTGCTATTTTGATTTCAGCGGTAAATGCATTGACATTAAGTCCTGCTTTATGCGCACTTTTCCTTAATGATCCTCAGGGAGAACATGGTGAGCACGGTCATAAGAAAGGTTTTGGAGCAAGATTCTTCAACGCATTCAATGCGAGCTTCAATAACATGACCAAAAAATATATTTATAGCCTTAAGTTTTTAATTAAAAATAAATGGGTTGCTATCGGAGGTCTTGTTTTGATTACTGCAGTCAGCATATTTATGATTAAAAAAGCCCCTTCAGGATTTATTCCAACGGAAGATCAGGGATTTGTCTTATATGCAGTGAACACTCCTCCGGGAAGCTCACTGGAAAGAACACATAATGCAACTGCACAAATTGATAAAATCATTAACGGAGAAAAAGCAACCAATCACCTTTGGGTAGCAGATGGGATGAACTTTATCAGTAATGCCAATGCTTCGCCTTATTCTGCTGGTTTCATCAAGCTTAAAGATTATGATAAACGTGGTGAAATGAAAGATCCTGATCAGATTGCTGCTACATTAACAGGAAAAGTAAGTCAGGTAAAAGATGCCAACGCATTCTTCTTCAACTTCCCAACAATTCAGGGATTTGGTAACGTTTCCGGTTTTGAATTTATGCTTCAGGATAAAACCAACGGTTCTTTTGAACAATTGGGAACAACAACGCAACAATTCATTGGCGAGTTGATGAAGCGTCCTGAAATAGCATTTGCATTTACCACTTATGCAGCCGGAAATCCACAATATACGATTGATGTAGATACAGATAAAGCCAATCAGTTAGGAGTTTCTGTTACAGAATTAATGCAGACTATGCAGATTTATTACGGAAGTAGCTTCGTTTCAGATTTCAACAGATTCGGTAAGTATTACAGAGTAATGGCACAGGCAGATATTCCTTATCGTACAGATATCAATTCTTTGGAAGGAATCTATGTGAAAAATAAATCGGCAGAAATGGTTCCAGCCAAAACATTGGTTACCTTAAAAAGAACCTTTGGACCTGAAACGGTAACCAGAAATAACTTGTTCAACGCTGTGACGATTAATGGTACTCCAAAACCTGGGTACAGTACCGGAGATGCCATCAAAGCAGTAGAAGAAGTAGCAAAACAATCACTTCCGAGAGGATATGGCTATGAGTGGACAGGGATTACCCGTGAAGAAATTAAAACCGGTGGACAAACTACATTCATCTTCCTTTTAAGTATTCTTTTTGTTTACTTCCTGTTGGCTGCACAGTACGAAAGTTACATTCTTCCATTTGCCATTATCTTAACTATTCCAACAGGGATCTTTGGGGTATTTGCTTTCACTGGATTGGCAGGAATTGATAATAACATCTATGTACAGGTTGGATTGATCATGCTGGTCGGATTATTGGCGAAAAATGCCATCCTGATCGTAGAGTTTGCCGTTCAGAGAAGAAAAGCAGGAAGATCATTAATTGAATCTGCTCTTCAGGCTTCAAGATTACGTTTAAGACCAATTTTGATGACCTCTTTTGCCTTTATCGTGGGGATGCTTCCATTGGTATGGACGCAGGGAGCTTCTGCAAAAGGTAACCACTCCATTGGTTATAGTACGGTAGGTGGAATGCTTACAGGAGTTGTATTCGGGATTTTTATTATTCCGGTAATGTATGTGGTCTTCCAATATCTGCATGAAAAAATGCCTAGCAGAAAAAAGAAAAGACTTCTGAAAAAACAAATGGAGCAAGAACTTTCAACTGCTACTCACTAA
- a CDS encoding AraC family transcriptional regulator, which produces MKVTFERVIPNEKSSFRTIHNNSPISEFKWEYHYHPEIELVCVISGSGTRHVGYHKSNYTNGDLVLIGSNIPHSGFGLNSIDPHEEIVLQFKEEILQFPQQEIEARSIKNLLELSKYGIHFHHKVKKAMLPKLKLMLESEGYKRYLLLLEILFELSKCKDYDLLNKEIMPYTIISKNKTRLENIFTYVEHHYDKEINIEEVAKLANLTLSAFCNFFKKATQITFTEFVNRYRINKACLLMAQDKSISECSYSCGFNNVTYFNRMFKKYTAKTPSEFIKDYSHNKVNV; this is translated from the coding sequence ATGAAAGTTACTTTTGAAAGAGTAATTCCCAATGAGAAAAGCTCTTTTCGCACGATTCATAATAACTCCCCTATTTCGGAATTCAAATGGGAATATCATTATCATCCCGAAATTGAACTCGTATGTGTAATTTCCGGGAGTGGAACCCGCCATGTGGGCTATCATAAAAGCAATTATACGAATGGAGATCTTGTGTTGATAGGTTCCAATATTCCGCATTCAGGATTTGGGTTAAACTCCATTGATCCGCATGAGGAAATTGTACTGCAATTCAAGGAAGAGATTCTTCAGTTTCCTCAACAGGAAATTGAGGCCCGATCTATCAAAAATTTGCTGGAACTTTCTAAATATGGTATTCATTTCCATCATAAGGTAAAAAAAGCCATGCTTCCGAAACTAAAGCTTATGCTTGAATCTGAAGGATATAAAAGATATCTGCTGCTGTTGGAAATCCTTTTCGAGCTGTCAAAGTGCAAGGACTATGACCTTTTGAATAAGGAAATCATGCCTTACACCATTATTTCAAAGAATAAAACCCGCCTGGAAAATATTTTCACCTATGTAGAGCATCATTATGATAAGGAAATCAATATTGAAGAAGTAGCCAAGCTCGCCAATCTCACCTTGTCGGCCTTTTGTAATTTTTTTAAAAAAGCAACCCAGATTACTTTTACCGAATTTGTGAACCGCTATCGTATTAATAAGGCTTGTTTACTGATGGCCCAGGATAAATCCATTTCAGAATGCAGCTATAGTTGCGGTTTTAATAATGTAACTTACTTCAATAGAATGTTTAAAAAGTATACTGCGAAAACCCCCTCAGAGTTTATTAAGGATTATTCTCATAATAAGGTGAATGTGTAA
- a CDS encoding TetR/AcrR family transcriptional regulator gives MGLHERRQREKESIRANILQAAFTLAKTEGWASLSMRKIADAIEYSAPVVYDYFENKEAILFEISLDGFHKLHIELLKAQQKHNTPEEQLVAIVDAYWSFAFKNKEYYQLMFGLGMQCCGKGQMKKEFSSFQELIYECTSSIIQKNGSNPDNACHMSHALFSAVHGMISIMMMRTADIPSTMNKSALDETVSSFIKSL, from the coding sequence ATGGGCCTACATGAACGTCGTCAAAGAGAAAAAGAATCCATTCGTGCAAATATCTTGCAGGCTGCATTCACTTTGGCTAAAACTGAAGGCTGGGCATCACTTTCCATGCGTAAAATAGCAGACGCTATTGAATACAGCGCACCGGTGGTGTATGATTATTTTGAAAATAAGGAAGCTATTTTATTTGAGATTTCATTAGATGGCTTTCACAAGTTACATATAGAATTATTAAAGGCACAGCAGAAACACAATACTCCGGAAGAGCAACTTGTTGCCATTGTAGACGCCTATTGGAGCTTTGCTTTTAAGAATAAGGAATATTACCAACTTATGTTTGGTTTGGGAATGCAATGTTGTGGGAAAGGGCAGATGAAGAAAGAATTTTCATCATTTCAGGAGCTGATCTACGAATGTACTTCTAGTATTATCCAGAAAAATGGATCAAATCCTGATAATGCATGCCATATGTCTCATGCGCTGTTCTCGGCGGTACATGGGATGATTTCCATTATGATGATGCGTACGGCAGATATTCCGTCTACTATGAATAAATCGGCTTTAGATGAAACTGTTTCGTCTTTTATTAAGTCTTTGTAA
- a CDS encoding efflux transporter outer membrane subunit, whose product MKRVKNIILTFALAIGSVSCVSKLAYTEPDLPLPEKFQYTATADTASIANLEWKQFFNDPILQGLIEKGIKNNYDLQIALKQVASSQEKLKQAKYMQYPDVGFGVSAQISKPSKNSMNGQSLNLFLGQSHVEDYNAAFNLSWEADIWGKIKNQQEVSRIQYLQTYEGSKAIQTQVIAAIAQGYYNLLMLDKQLGIAKSNLELSSNTLMITQKMWESGDTTSLGVQQAAAQKQATELLISQLEQNIAIQENALSILVGETPNKVNRTIEMSDTSLPQNITAGLPAAMVSRRPDVRQQELVLLESNAMVGIAQANMYPALKITANGGVNSFKIDNWFQIPASLFGSVLGGLTQPIFQKRQLKTDLEVAKIQREKNVLAFRQSVLNAVGEVSDALVSNENLKIQEQKATEQSTTLKDGIKSAQLLYRGGSANYLEVITAQGNSLQAELNLASIKRQRLSSIVDLYRALGGGWK is encoded by the coding sequence ATGAAAAGAGTAAAAAATATTATTCTAACATTTGCGCTGGCTATAGGATCTGTTTCATGTGTGTCAAAACTGGCATACACGGAGCCGGACCTCCCGCTTCCGGAAAAGTTTCAGTACACAGCAACTGCTGATACGGCAAGCATTGCCAATCTGGAATGGAAACAATTTTTCAACGATCCTATTTTACAGGGATTGATTGAAAAAGGAATTAAAAATAATTATGATCTTCAAATTGCCTTAAAACAGGTTGCCTCTTCGCAGGAAAAACTAAAACAGGCAAAATATATGCAATATCCGGACGTTGGCTTCGGGGTATCTGCACAGATTTCAAAACCATCCAAAAACAGTATGAATGGGCAGAGCTTAAATTTATTTTTAGGACAAAGCCATGTTGAAGATTACAACGCTGCATTCAACTTATCTTGGGAGGCTGATATTTGGGGAAAGATCAAAAATCAGCAGGAAGTTTCCAGAATACAGTATCTACAAACTTATGAAGGTTCAAAAGCTATCCAGACGCAGGTGATTGCAGCCATTGCCCAGGGATATTACAATCTTTTGATGCTTGATAAACAATTGGGTATTGCAAAATCCAATCTGGAGTTGAGCAGTAATACCTTAATGATTACACAAAAAATGTGGGAAAGTGGTGATACAACCTCTTTAGGAGTACAACAGGCTGCTGCTCAGAAACAGGCTACTGAACTTCTGATCTCTCAATTGGAACAAAATATTGCCATTCAGGAAAATGCTTTAAGTATTTTGGTAGGCGAAACACCTAATAAAGTGAACAGAACGATTGAAATGTCTGACACTTCCCTGCCACAAAATATTACGGCAGGACTTCCTGCAGCTATGGTAAGCAGAAGACCTGATGTACGTCAGCAGGAACTTGTTTTATTGGAATCCAATGCTATGGTAGGAATTGCCCAGGCCAATATGTATCCTGCATTAAAAATCACAGCCAACGGAGGGGTTAACTCATTCAAAATTGATAACTGGTTTCAAATTCCGGCATCATTATTTGGATCTGTTTTAGGGGGGCTTACCCAACCTATTTTCCAGAAAAGACAATTAAAAACGGATTTGGAAGTGGCTAAAATTCAAAGAGAAAAAAATGTATTGGCTTTCCGTCAATCGGTATTGAATGCCGTGGGCGAAGTTTCTGATGCCCTTGTTTCCAATGAAAACTTAAAAATTCAGGAACAAAAAGCAACAGAGCAATCCACTACATTGAAAGATGGAATTAAAAGCGCACAGCTTCTTTACAGAGGAGGTTCAGCCAATTATCTGGAGGTAATTACCGCACAAGGAAATTCTCTTCAGGCCGAGCTGAATCTTGCTTCCATTAAAAGACAGAGATTAAGCAGCATTGTAGACCTATACAGAGCGCTAGGCGGCGGTTGGAAGTAG
- the miaA gene encoding tRNA (adenosine(37)-N6)-dimethylallyltransferase MiaA — translation MKNLISVVGPTGIGKTRLAIDLAKHFNTEIVSCDSRQFFKEMKIGTASPSEEELAEAPHHFIGNLSVEDYYSIGQYEEDALQKLNELFKNHNTVILVGGSMMYEKAVIEGLNDLPEANAENQEKLQKLMEEEGIEKLQEILKQLDPEYAEVVDIHNHRRLLRAIDVIWQTNKKYSVQIAISQDSRDFNVIRIGIEAPREELYDRINRRVDIMMEKGLLDEVKGLEKFKGLTALNTVGYSELFKYFDGEWDLDFAVSEIKKNSRRYAKRQLTWYRRADDIHYLQLGYSQQGFENLILWIDEQFQK, via the coding sequence ATGAAAAATCTAATTTCTGTAGTAGGACCCACCGGAATAGGTAAAACGAGACTGGCAATTGATCTGGCAAAACATTTCAATACTGAGATTGTCTCCTGTGACTCCCGGCAGTTCTTTAAGGAAATGAAAATAGGTACTGCATCTCCTTCTGAAGAGGAACTGGCTGAAGCACCTCATCATTTTATTGGAAATCTTTCAGTAGAAGACTACTATTCTATTGGGCAGTACGAAGAAGATGCCCTGCAAAAACTTAATGAACTTTTTAAAAATCATAACACCGTAATTCTTGTCGGTGGAAGTATGATGTATGAAAAAGCAGTCATTGAGGGATTGAATGATCTCCCGGAAGCTAATGCTGAAAATCAGGAAAAACTTCAGAAACTGATGGAGGAAGAGGGAATTGAAAAGCTTCAGGAAATTTTAAAGCAGCTTGATCCCGAATATGCTGAGGTAGTAGATATTCACAATCACCGAAGACTTCTGCGCGCCATTGATGTGATCTGGCAAACGAACAAAAAATATTCTGTACAAATTGCGATTTCTCAGGACTCCAGAGATTTTAATGTCATCAGAATTGGAATTGAGGCGCCTAGAGAAGAATTATATGACAGGATCAATCGCAGGGTTGATATTATGATGGAGAAAGGTCTTTTGGATGAGGTAAAAGGTTTGGAGAAATTTAAAGGTCTGACTGCTTTGAATACGGTTGGTTACTCAGAACTATTCAAATACTTTGATGGGGAATGGGATCTTGATTTTGCTGTTTCAGAAATTAAAAAGAACAGCCGCAGATATGCCAAACGCCAATTAACCTGGTATAGAAGAGCGGATGATATTCATTATTTACAATTGGGTTATTCTCAACAAGGCTTTGAAAATTTGATTTTGTGGATTGATGAGCAATTTCAAAAATAA
- a CDS encoding MFS transporter, producing the protein MKNFNIKAVLFLNYFVFAILLNSVGTVILQVQQNFGISKSSASILEGFKDLPIAICSFILASFLPKIGIKKSMLIALFLVSCMCFVMPFTNDFWVFKLLFAIVGVSFALIKISVFTSIGLVTETDKEHSSFMGFLEGFFMIGVLAGNVLFSLYIDDHNPKSTHWLNVYWVLGVLSTLSFLFLFFSKLNEREAKSEKTDLLGDLRNSASLFSYKKVLCFLLCAFLFVLVEQSFQTWTPTFYKEILKVPTSMSIQAGAVLAGAFALGRFLSGFFSKKFSWIYVVSFCVVGFAISLLLVLPLTHDIHIDTNTNWLNAPLVVYLFPLMGGLLAPIYPSINSVILASIPKYLHSAMSGLIVVFSAIGGTIGSIITGFVFQEFSGQQAFYLSLIPLSLLITSAIFMNKLKINPKK; encoded by the coding sequence ATGAAAAATTTCAACATAAAGGCGGTTTTGTTTTTGAACTATTTTGTTTTCGCAATTCTTTTGAATTCTGTGGGAACGGTTATTTTGCAGGTACAGCAGAACTTTGGAATTTCAAAATCTTCTGCCAGTATATTGGAGGGATTTAAAGATCTTCCCATTGCAATCTGTTCATTCATTCTGGCTTCATTTCTTCCCAAAATCGGAATCAAAAAATCCATGCTTATTGCTTTGTTTTTGGTAAGCTGCATGTGTTTTGTAATGCCGTTTACAAATGATTTTTGGGTCTTTAAATTATTATTTGCCATTGTTGGAGTTTCCTTTGCGCTGATTAAAATATCCGTTTTTACTTCCATTGGACTGGTTACAGAAACAGATAAGGAACATTCGAGTTTTATGGGATTTCTGGAAGGGTTTTTCATGATTGGTGTATTGGCTGGAAATGTTTTATTCAGCTTATATATTGATGATCATAATCCGAAATCTACCCATTGGCTGAATGTATATTGGGTATTGGGAGTACTTTCAACACTATCGTTTTTGTTTTTATTCTTTTCAAAACTGAATGAAAGAGAGGCGAAAAGTGAAAAAACAGATTTATTGGGTGATTTAAGAAATAGTGCCAGCCTGTTCAGTTATAAAAAAGTGTTGTGCTTTTTACTATGTGCTTTCCTTTTTGTATTGGTAGAACAGAGTTTTCAGACATGGACGCCTACATTTTATAAAGAGATCTTGAAAGTTCCGACCTCAATGAGTATTCAGGCGGGCGCTGTACTGGCAGGAGCTTTTGCTCTAGGAAGATTTTTATCAGGCTTCTTTTCCAAGAAATTCAGCTGGATTTATGTTGTCTCATTCTGTGTGGTTGGTTTTGCTATAAGCTTACTTTTGGTTTTACCGCTGACGCATGATATTCATATTGACACCAATACAAATTGGCTGAATGCTCCACTGGTTGTGTATTTATTTCCCTTGATGGGAGGTTTATTGGCACCCATTTATCCGAGTATTAACTCTGTTATTCTGGCTTCCATTCCTAAATATTTACACAGTGCCATGTCGGGGTTGATTGTCGTGTTCTCTGCGATTGGAGGAACGATAGGCTCAATCATTACAGGCTTTGTATTTCAGGAGTTCAGTGGGCAGCAAGCATTTTATCTTTCACTGATCCCACTTTCATTGTTGATCACGTCAGCAATTTTCATGAATAAATTAAAAATTAATCCTAAAAAATAA
- a CDS encoding thioredoxin family protein, with protein sequence MNTPSNMLALGTKAPFFELPNPSKTNELQSLEELKGEKGTLVIFMCNHCPFVLHVIDKINELYEDYNEKGIEFIAINANDIEKYPADSPEKMIEFQIDRNFDFPYLFDESQAVARAYDAACTPDFYFFDDKLDLVYRGQMDDSRPGNNKDVTGEDLIIAFENLLIGEPQEEIQRPSMGCNIKWK encoded by the coding sequence ATGAATACTCCCTCAAATATGTTGGCATTAGGAACAAAAGCTCCGTTTTTTGAGCTTCCAAACCCGTCAAAAACGAATGAACTTCAGTCTTTAGAAGAACTGAAAGGAGAAAAAGGAACATTGGTGATCTTTATGTGCAACCATTGTCCGTTTGTTCTTCATGTGATCGACAAGATCAATGAATTATACGAAGACTATAATGAAAAAGGTATTGAATTCATCGCGATTAATGCTAATGATATTGAAAAATATCCGGCTGATTCTCCTGAAAAGATGATCGAGTTTCAAATCGACAGAAATTTTGATTTTCCTTATTTATTTGATGAAAGCCAGGCAGTGGCAAGAGCATATGATGCAGCATGTACCCCTGATTTTTATTTCTTTGATGATAAACTGGACCTTGTTTACAGAGGGCAGATGGATGATTCAAGACCTGGAAATAATAAGGATGTAACCGGAGAAGATTTAATTATTGCCTTTGAAAATCTTTTAATTGGCGAACCTCAGGAAGAGATCCAAAGACCAAGTATGGGATGTAATATTAAATGGAAATAA
- a CDS encoding YicC family protein, with the protein MILSMTGFGRAEGVFEGKKITIDIKSLNSKSFDLNIKIPLRYKEKEFEIRKILNDRIIRGKVDCYVNLENLEESNDVKINKSLIESYVNELRNIASDGPDFEYLKMAVRLPDAITSRPDELTEGEWESLAKIVNAAVDRFEEFRKTEGGILHEELNRNIQNIDKYLGEVIPFEEERIVSVKERYQKSLKEFENVDETRFYQEMAYFTEKLDISEEKVRLTQHLKYYKEVMDNESFNGKKLGFISQEIGREINTLGSKANHAEIQKLVVMMKDDLEKIKEQTLNVL; encoded by the coding sequence ATGATTTTATCAATGACTGGCTTCGGTAGAGCCGAAGGTGTTTTTGAAGGAAAAAAAATAACAATAGATATTAAATCATTGAACAGCAAGAGCTTTGATTTAAATATCAAAATTCCTTTACGTTATAAAGAAAAAGAATTTGAGATCAGAAAAATTCTTAATGATAGAATTATCCGTGGAAAGGTAGACTGCTACGTTAACCTGGAAAACCTTGAAGAGTCCAATGATGTGAAAATCAACAAGAGTTTGATTGAATCTTATGTCAATGAACTTAGAAACATTGCATCAGACGGACCTGATTTCGAATATCTGAAAATGGCGGTAAGACTTCCTGATGCCATTACATCAAGACCTGATGAACTTACAGAGGGTGAATGGGAGTCGTTAGCAAAAATCGTTAATGCTGCTGTTGATAGATTTGAAGAATTCAGAAAAACTGAAGGCGGTATTTTACACGAAGAACTGAACAGAAATATTCAAAACATTGATAAATATCTGGGTGAGGTGATTCCTTTTGAGGAAGAAAGAATCGTGAGTGTAAAAGAACGTTATCAAAAATCTCTGAAGGAGTTCGAAAATGTAGATGAAACTCGTTTTTATCAGGAAATGGCTTACTTCACAGAAAAATTAGATATTTCAGAAGAAAAGGTAAGACTTACCCAGCACTTGAAATACTATAAGGAAGTAATGGACAATGAATCTTTCAACGGGAAAAAACTGGGCTTTATTTCTCAGGAAATCGGAAGAGAGATCAATACATTAGGTTCTAAAGCCAACCATGCTGAAATCCAGAAGCTGGTGGTGATGATGAAAGATGATTTAGAAAAAATTAAAGAACAAACGTTAAACGTATTATAA